A DNA window from Camelina sativa cultivar DH55 chromosome 17, Cs, whole genome shotgun sequence contains the following coding sequences:
- the LOC104754894 gene encoding uncharacterized protein LOC104754894, with translation MGVKVATTSTFHQWVAHPIVHHSSSLSQTLASSAVSRRRSIGNDGRSLSCRSVMHPSSSSSPLFFGTPSATNKTQLIRRAFSANVDPFSEEEFSKKMQELALKFQVSNEEDDNNESHSTSIDILGSHDHFRSSDSMEQPWPEMVQMSSIERKANSVELPLSLRIIKRKLQMEEGLIKQVSDSACCSVKKAFSSMVFMIRELQSFTLHMRELLLFEDLQGILQRVRKEMQASFVWLFQQVFSATPTLMVSVMILLANFTVYSIESNSALAASVSPPMTSLSISFETTEVNEIQETNQNKFDSTIVKTFSVSSPYGKTSFVGGGGGNNVPPPVQSGTEGDGSDQFKKSQFSSSSLGATSADSDVSVSGQEEIKLWNSILEETEKMETLDHETMKGMVSPVEARLEAEESMDYFKTELLYQTGLSQEPENVLLLANYAQFLYLIIHDYDRAEKYFKRAAKAEPADAEALNKYATFLWRARNDIWRAEETYLEAISADPTNSVYSANYAHFLWNTGGDETCFPLDAPPQQNTT, from the exons atgggagTGAAAGTAGCAACAACCTCAACCTTCCATCAATGGGTAGCTCATCCCATTGTTCATCATTCCTCTTCCCTTTCTCAAACCCTAGCTTCCTCCGCCGTTTCAAGACGACGCAGCATCGGAAACGACGGACGCTCTCTCTCCTGTCGTTCCGTGAtgcatccttcttcttcttcttctcctctcttcttcggCACTCCTTCAGCGACTAATAAAACTCAGTTGATCCGCAGAGCTTTTAGCGCAAACGTCGATCCGTTTTCTGAGGAGGAGTTTTCGAAGAAGATGCAAGAGCTTGCTCTCAAATTCCAAGTCTCTAACGAGGAGGATGACAACAACGAATCACATAGTACGAGCATTGACATCCTAGGGAGCCATGATCATTTCAGATCATCAGATTCAATGGAACAGCCATGGCCAGAGATGGTGCAAATGTCAAGCATCGAGAGGAAAGCTAACAGCGTTGagcttcctctttctcttcggATCATTAAGAGAAAGCTACAGATGGAAGAAGGACTTATCAAACAAGTCAGCGATTCAGCTTGTTGCTCTGTCAAGAAAGCTTTCTCTTCGATGGTGTTTATGATCAGAGAGCTTCAGAGCTTCACGTTACATATGAGAGAGCTTCTTCTCTTTGAAGATTTACAAGGAATCCTCCAACGTGTGAGAAAAGAGATGCAAGCATCGTTCGTTTGGTTGTTTCAACAAGTCTTCTCTGCTACTCCTACTTTGATGGTCTCTGTTATGATCCTCCTCGCCAATTTCACTGTTTACTCTATTGAGAGCAACTCTGCTTTAGCCGCATCGGTTAGTCCTCCGATGACTTCTCTCTCTATTAGCTTCGAGACGACGGAGGTTAATGAGATTCAGGAGACAAACCAGAACAAGTTTGATTCTACCATTGTGAAAacattctctgtttcttctcccTACGGGAAAACATCTTTTGTCGGTGGCGGCGGTGGGAATAACGTCCCACCGCCGGTGCAAAGCGGAACAGAGGGGGATGGATCTGATCAGTTCAAGAAGTCTCAGTTTTCATCGTCATCTCTTGGTGCAACGAGTGCGGATTCGGATGTATCTGTGTCAGGGCAAGAAGAGATTAAACTGTGGAACTCAATCttggaagaaacagagaaaatggAAACGTTGGATCACGAGACGATGAAAGGGATGGTTTCTCCCGTGGAGGCTCGATTAGAAGCAGAGGAGTCCATGGATTACTTCAAGACGGAGCTTCTTTACCAAACAGGGTTGTCTCAAGAACCTGAAAACGTGCTACTTCTTGCTAATTACGCACAGTTTCTCTACTTAATCATCCATGACTACGACAG AGCGGAAAAATATTTCAAGAGAGCAGCAAAAGCAGAGCCAGCAGACGCCGAGGCGCTAAACAAATATGCGACGTTTCTGTGGAGAGCAAGGAACGATATTTGGAGAGCAGAGGAAACGTACTTAGAAGCAATCTCCGCTGATCCAACCAACTCTGTCTACTCCGCCAATTACGCTCATTTCCTTTGGAACACCGGTGGTGATGAAACGTGTTTCCCTCTTGACGCTCCACCGCAACAGAACACCACATGA